The following are encoded in a window of Salinibacter grassmerensis genomic DNA:
- a CDS encoding DEAD/DEAH box helicase family protein, whose product MLFVRTADGPVDPTLPIMSRPRHIPEAVRRRVEYFDGQTCRECGRTIDGASLRKHLDHREAFSDGGEHAVFNLDPLCHECNRAKGDEPTERTRALRAQHDRERAKIQEYFQDTDAHIVGNNQLRTPQEEGYLALRDHFGAECATQPPAMVVLPTGCGKSGLIACAPFGIAEGRVLVVAPNLTIKDGLAEGTFGGAGSFYHFCDVLPPDARLPRVVALERGRVNEEDCRRADVIVANVQQLQGWLPLFPSDFFDLVLVDEAHHAPADSWQNVNQAFPDAKKIYCTATPFRSDERPIRAEPVYRYSLADAINAGYVKNIVRVDAVASEMTFTVEGDEQSFTRQEIMDLREETWFSRGVALSDICNETIVDRSVQLLQAKNRRGTEQHQILAAACSIRHAEQVAALYQSRGAKASFVASRGMTTEERERRLRAYEHGDLDAMVHVGILGEGYDNKNISVAALFRPFRSVAPYTQFVGRALRALPDGNDTDNLAHVVAHTGLNQDDHWQYFKHETEEAQVLADLDDWARAHDDEDETQGTDADESQSRGASDPAEVKSEEIEGFDVDAYLPVDGPEAEATREHLDDVEQALDALEEQGLNVPDADEIKQEIVDRNHPLGDEDLPPPPNRPARERHAYRTMLNHAIRSAAGTVLHRLNPSSDEALVGVVGQGDEENNVEVVIRMLHRRVNAAVGRDDEAKGRNAWPLAALKTAKENVPEIRDAVLAHIGDAIGSDAPEDPDTASSPNPNQTSEESSEDAWRADDVDWGDPFSS is encoded by the coding sequence ATGTTGTTTGTGCGTACCGCCGATGGACCTGTCGATCCGACCCTGCCCATCATGAGCCGCCCCCGCCACATCCCCGAGGCCGTTCGGCGACGAGTCGAGTACTTCGACGGGCAGACGTGTCGGGAGTGCGGACGCACGATCGATGGCGCGTCTCTGCGGAAGCACCTCGACCACCGGGAGGCCTTCTCGGACGGCGGGGAGCACGCCGTTTTCAACCTCGACCCGCTGTGCCACGAGTGCAACCGGGCAAAGGGGGACGAACCAACCGAACGGACGAGGGCCCTCCGAGCACAGCACGACCGGGAGCGCGCGAAAATCCAGGAGTACTTCCAGGACACCGATGCCCACATCGTGGGCAACAACCAACTGCGAACGCCACAGGAAGAAGGGTACCTGGCGCTGCGCGATCACTTCGGTGCGGAATGCGCGACGCAGCCTCCGGCCATGGTCGTCTTGCCCACGGGCTGTGGGAAGTCGGGCCTTATCGCCTGCGCTCCATTCGGGATCGCGGAGGGTCGCGTCCTGGTGGTCGCGCCGAACCTGACGATCAAAGACGGCCTGGCGGAAGGCACCTTCGGCGGCGCCGGCAGCTTCTACCATTTCTGCGACGTACTGCCACCAGATGCACGCCTGCCCCGCGTGGTGGCGTTGGAGCGGGGCCGCGTGAACGAGGAAGACTGCCGCCGGGCGGACGTGATCGTGGCGAACGTGCAACAGCTGCAGGGCTGGCTGCCTCTTTTCCCCTCCGATTTCTTCGACCTCGTTCTGGTGGACGAGGCGCACCACGCCCCTGCCGACTCGTGGCAGAACGTCAATCAGGCGTTCCCCGACGCAAAGAAGATCTACTGCACGGCCACCCCATTTCGGAGCGACGAGCGTCCCATCCGTGCCGAGCCAGTCTATCGCTACTCCCTGGCCGACGCCATCAACGCCGGGTACGTCAAAAACATCGTCCGGGTCGACGCGGTGGCGTCCGAAATGACATTTACCGTGGAGGGCGACGAACAGTCGTTCACCCGCCAGGAGATCATGGACCTGCGCGAGGAGACGTGGTTTTCGCGGGGCGTGGCGCTGTCGGACATTTGCAACGAGACGATCGTGGACCGCAGCGTGCAGCTCCTCCAGGCCAAGAACCGGCGCGGCACCGAGCAGCACCAGATTCTCGCCGCGGCCTGCTCCATTCGCCACGCCGAGCAGGTAGCGGCCCTCTACCAGAGCCGCGGCGCCAAAGCCTCCTTCGTAGCAAGCCGCGGCATGACGACCGAGGAGCGTGAACGCCGCCTCCGCGCCTACGAGCACGGCGACCTTGACGCCATGGTCCACGTCGGCATTCTGGGGGAGGGCTACGATAACAAAAACATCTCCGTCGCGGCCCTTTTCCGTCCATTTCGTTCTGTCGCCCCCTACACCCAGTTCGTGGGCCGGGCCCTCCGCGCCCTGCCCGACGGCAACGACACCGACAACCTCGCGCACGTGGTGGCCCACACGGGCCTCAACCAGGACGATCACTGGCAGTACTTTAAGCATGAAACCGAGGAGGCACAGGTGCTGGCCGACCTCGACGATTGGGCCCGGGCCCACGACGACGAAGACGAGACCCAGGGGACGGACGCGGACGAGTCTCAAAGCCGAGGCGCGAGCGACCCCGCGGAGGTAAAAAGCGAGGAGATTGAGGGCTTCGACGTGGACGCCTATCTCCCCGTGGACGGGCCCGAGGCCGAGGCCACCCGAGAGCACCTCGACGATGTGGAACAGGCCCTCGACGCCCTCGAAGAGCAAGGGCTCAACGTGCCGGACGCCGACGAGATCAAACAGGAGATCGTAGACCGCAATCATCCGCTCGGCGACGAAGACCTGCCGCCCCCGCCCAACCGCCCGGCCCGCGAGCGGCACGCCTACCGCACGATGTTGAATCACGCCATTCGCAGCGCCGCGGGCACCGTCTTGCATCGGCTCAACCCGTCTTCGGACGAGGCCCTCGTCGGTGTCGTGGGCCAGGGCGACGAGGAGAACAACGTCGAGGTTGTGATTCGCATGCTGCACCGGCGCGTGAACGCCGCGGTGGGCCGCGACGACGAGGCAAAAGGCCGCAACGCGTGGCCCCTGGCCGCCCTGAAGACGGCAAAGGAGAACGTCCCCGAAATCCGGGACGCCGTGCTCGCGCACATCGGCGATGCCATTGGGAGCGATGCCCCGGAAGACCCGGACACTGCATCCTCTCCGAACCCCAACCAGACAAGCGAGGAGTCCTCGGAGGATGCGTGGAGGGCCGACGACGTAGACTGGGGCGATCCCTTCTCGTCCTAA
- a CDS encoding ABC transporter ATP-binding protein, with product MATPDRDDRESTLAILSRLWGVLSPYKARVIGVALLISFSAALEAAGPQFVRYAFDVVIPGGRSTLFLWFGLAFAGFYLFRAIVEYGGMYWSFALTQQVVSDVRMQAYDHLLTLPVSRFSSEQSGSLSSRVVSDPNALKGMIQAAASRLSGQLVAILVVAGLLVWMNWKLALVNLVVLPILAFVTYYYQEPLRTASRSIRETVARLTATSTEAISNIRVVKAFVGEGQERERFGKHNQRYVDINLDRRKDVGKMEGLINITSNYGTGALLLVGGWMVVTGSLSLGELTAFIMYQRQLQGPVQSVMFFNDKLQAGMAALERLSELVDTDPETGGDREEVPVGPVELEEVRFSYPDAEEPALRDLSLRIEPGETAALVGSSGAGKSTVANLIGRFWDPQEGRVTVDGIDLRSFDLQTLREQVALVPQDPTLFSGTVADNIRYAEPDASDEAVRRAAQMANAHGFIEQLVEGYDTQIGERGVRLSGGQKQRVAIARAILTDARILLLDEATSDLDSESEAVIQDALDGLFARGDRLTSIVIAHRLSTIENADTIYVMEDGGLVEQGPHDELLAEGGRYAELWALQRRDADRPAQPNVVEPPAMTSSPVDEPSSTRS from the coding sequence ATGGCTACTCCTGACCGCGACGACCGCGAGTCTACCCTCGCCATCCTGAGCCGCCTCTGGGGAGTACTGTCCCCGTACAAGGCCCGCGTAATTGGGGTTGCGTTGCTAATTAGCTTCTCGGCGGCGCTGGAGGCGGCGGGGCCCCAGTTTGTGCGCTACGCGTTCGACGTGGTGATTCCCGGTGGACGCAGTACACTGTTTCTGTGGTTTGGGCTTGCCTTCGCCGGGTTCTACCTCTTTCGGGCGATTGTGGAGTACGGGGGCATGTACTGGAGCTTTGCCCTCACGCAGCAGGTGGTGAGCGACGTGCGCATGCAGGCCTATGATCACCTGCTGACGCTCCCAGTCTCTCGTTTCTCGAGTGAGCAGTCCGGCTCCCTCAGTTCGCGCGTCGTGAGCGACCCGAACGCGTTAAAGGGGATGATCCAGGCGGCCGCGTCTCGCCTCTCCGGTCAGCTCGTGGCCATTCTGGTGGTGGCCGGCCTTCTGGTGTGGATGAACTGGAAGCTGGCCCTGGTGAACCTAGTGGTTCTGCCCATTTTGGCCTTCGTCACCTACTACTACCAGGAGCCCCTCCGCACCGCCTCCCGCAGCATCCGCGAGACGGTCGCACGCCTCACGGCAACCTCCACCGAGGCGATCTCCAACATCCGGGTCGTGAAGGCCTTCGTCGGGGAGGGGCAGGAGCGCGAGCGCTTCGGCAAGCACAATCAGAGGTACGTCGACATCAACCTCGACCGCCGTAAGGATGTCGGCAAGATGGAAGGCCTCATCAACATCACGTCCAACTACGGGACCGGGGCCCTCCTGCTCGTCGGGGGCTGGATGGTGGTGACCGGCAGCCTCTCGCTCGGTGAACTCACGGCCTTCATCATGTACCAGCGCCAGCTCCAGGGGCCGGTGCAGTCGGTCATGTTCTTCAACGACAAACTGCAGGCCGGCATGGCGGCCCTGGAGCGGCTCTCTGAACTCGTCGATACCGATCCTGAGACCGGGGGCGACCGTGAGGAGGTGCCCGTGGGGCCGGTGGAGCTGGAGGAGGTGCGCTTCTCGTACCCGGATGCCGAGGAGCCGGCGCTTCGGGATCTTTCGCTGCGCATTGAGCCGGGGGAGACAGCGGCGCTCGTGGGATCGTCCGGGGCCGGCAAAAGCACAGTGGCCAACCTCATCGGTCGCTTCTGGGACCCACAGGAGGGGCGCGTGACCGTCGACGGCATTGACCTTCGGTCGTTCGACCTGCAAACGCTTCGGGAGCAGGTGGCTCTCGTGCCCCAAGACCCGACCCTCTTCTCGGGCACAGTGGCGGACAACATTCGGTACGCCGAGCCTGACGCCTCCGACGAAGCGGTCCGCCGCGCCGCGCAGATGGCGAACGCGCACGGCTTTATCGAGCAGTTGGTCGAGGGCTACGACACGCAAATTGGAGAGCGGGGGGTGCGACTGTCCGGTGGGCAGAAGCAGCGCGTCGCCATTGCCCGTGCCATTCTCACCGATGCCCGCATCCTCCTGCTCGACGAGGCAACCTCCGACCTCGACAGCGAGTCCGAGGCGGTCATTCAGGACGCCCTCGATGGGCTTTTTGCGCGCGGCGATCGGCTCACGTCCATCGTCATCGCGCACCGTCTCAGCACCATCGAGAACGCAGACACGATTTACGTGATGGAAGACGGGGGACTGGTGGAACAGGGCCCGCACGACGAGCTGCTGGCCGAAGGGGGGCGCTACGCGGAGCTCTGGGCGCTGCAGCGACGGGACGCGGATCGACCCGCTCAGCCCAATGTTGTGGAGCCGCCGGCCATGACGTCCTCTCCCGTGGATGAGCCGTCGTCGACACGCTCGTAG
- a CDS encoding TetR/AcrR family transcriptional regulator — MPRSPTFDRDAKVEQAMQLFWEKGYESTSVQDLVDHLGLNRSSLYNAFGGKHDLYLEALDRYRQEDIEWLQGQLQEAPTAVEGIRQAFVAVAERATESCCGCFTTNAAVECAPRDASTQERAQKSFAKMRSLFRTAVEQAQAEGAIDSSRDAEALGCHLTNVYNGIHLTAKTDPPDEVVQDIVEETLRGLTCSSPNSTP, encoded by the coding sequence ATGCCCCGATCCCCGACGTTCGACCGCGACGCTAAGGTTGAGCAGGCGATGCAGCTCTTCTGGGAAAAGGGGTACGAATCGACCAGCGTCCAGGACCTGGTCGATCACCTAGGCCTCAACCGCAGTAGTCTGTACAATGCCTTCGGGGGCAAGCATGACCTGTACCTCGAGGCACTTGACCGCTACCGCCAGGAGGACATTGAGTGGCTGCAAGGGCAGCTTCAAGAGGCGCCCACGGCGGTAGAGGGCATTCGGCAGGCCTTCGTGGCGGTGGCGGAGCGGGCGACGGAGAGCTGCTGCGGGTGCTTTACGACCAACGCGGCGGTGGAGTGTGCCCCGCGCGACGCGTCGACCCAGGAGCGGGCGCAGAAAAGCTTTGCGAAAATGCGCTCCCTGTTCCGGACGGCCGTAGAGCAGGCCCAGGCGGAGGGGGCGATCGACTCGTCCCGAGACGCAGAGGCGCTTGGCTGCCATCTCACAAACGTCTACAACGGCATCCATCTGACCGCCAAGACGGACCCACCCGATGAGGTTGTGCAGGACATCGTTGAGGAGACCCTCCGGGGACTGACGTGTTCGTCGCCCAATTCGACGCCGTGA
- a CDS encoding nitroreductase family protein has product MAPSSTAQHPKTADPDHDILPLFRERWSPRAFADQRVEPEKIRRMLEAARWTMSSYNEQPWRYVIASQHDDPEAHERLLDCLIDANQAWAQDAPVLMMSFYRETFAGNGRPNRCAPHDVGAASAALTFQATEMDLYVHQMAGIHKDVARETYDVPDDFEPMAGLAVGYLGDPETLSEDKQTTEQSPRSRRSLDEFVFEDEWETSADIVANGSSD; this is encoded by the coding sequence ATGGCACCCTCTTCGACCGCGCAGCATCCGAAGACGGCCGATCCCGACCACGACATCCTCCCTCTCTTCCGCGAGCGGTGGAGTCCCCGTGCGTTCGCCGATCAACGTGTGGAGCCGGAGAAGATCCGGCGCATGTTGGAGGCGGCGCGGTGGACGATGTCCTCCTACAACGAGCAGCCGTGGCGGTACGTCATTGCGTCGCAACATGACGATCCGGAGGCGCACGAACGGCTCCTCGACTGCCTCATCGACGCAAATCAGGCCTGGGCCCAGGATGCGCCGGTGCTGATGATGTCCTTCTACAGGGAGACGTTTGCGGGGAACGGCCGCCCAAACCGGTGCGCGCCCCACGACGTGGGTGCTGCCTCCGCCGCGCTCACATTTCAGGCGACGGAGATGGACCTCTACGTTCACCAGATGGCTGGCATTCACAAGGACGTGGCCCGCGAGACCTACGACGTGCCGGACGACTTCGAGCCGATGGCGGGCCTTGCGGTGGGATACCTGGGGGATCCCGAGACGCTGAGCGAGGACAAGCAGACGACCGAACAGTCGCCCCGCTCCCGCCGGTCGCTCGACGAGTTCGTGTTCGAGGATGAGTGGGAGACCTCGGCGGATATCGTCGCGAACGGGTCGTCCGACTAA
- a CDS encoding response regulator: MTEQQLGTKESTILVVDDEEDLLSLVEYNLDQEGFGVVLARDGVEALEQAREHDPDLIILDIMMPKMDGIEVCEKLRKDAHLRTIPIMMLTARNEEDDKVQGLDVGADIYLGKPVSVSVIVSQTRALLRSAHRYEDPPDQIEVHNLRVDRDRYLVYQENGDGETEMRFPRKEFELLYFLASHPGRVFSRQEILDEVWGRDVYVVDRTVDVHIRKIREKIGSEYIETVKGVGYRMKE, from the coding sequence GTGACGGAACAGCAGCTCGGAACGAAAGAGTCCACTATCCTCGTCGTCGACGACGAGGAAGACTTGCTTAGCCTCGTGGAGTACAATCTGGATCAGGAGGGTTTTGGCGTCGTGCTCGCCCGAGATGGGGTAGAGGCACTTGAACAGGCACGCGAGCATGACCCGGACCTCATCATTCTCGACATCATGATGCCCAAGATGGACGGCATTGAGGTGTGCGAAAAGCTCCGCAAAGATGCCCACCTCCGTACCATCCCGATCATGATGCTGACCGCCCGCAATGAGGAGGACGACAAGGTGCAGGGGCTCGACGTGGGCGCCGATATCTACCTCGGAAAGCCGGTCTCTGTCTCCGTCATCGTCAGCCAGACCAGGGCCCTACTGCGCAGCGCCCACCGCTACGAGGACCCTCCCGATCAAATTGAGGTACACAATCTGCGGGTGGATCGGGACCGTTACCTCGTCTACCAGGAGAACGGAGACGGCGAGACGGAGATGCGCTTTCCCCGAAAAGAGTTCGAGCTGCTCTACTTTCTGGCCTCACATCCCGGCCGCGTGTTCTCCCGCCAAGAGATCCTCGATGAGGTGTGGGGACGCGACGTCTACGTCGTTGACCGGACCGTGGATGTCCACATCCGCAAAATCCGTGAGAAGATCGGCAGCGAATACATTGAAACCGTCAAGGGCGTTGGGTACCGGATGAAGGAATAG
- a CDS encoding PstS family phosphate ABC transporter substrate-binding protein, translated as MPRLQLLLSRCSPASASALTGIIVLAVVLVGCGGSSVDSVSIDGSSTVFPLTEAVAEEFMEDSQGARVNVGVSGTGGGFSKFLRGETAINDASRPIAPNEIEKAEANGIEFIEIPVAYDGLAVVVHPENDWASCLTAGELREIWKPNSSIDRWNQIRDSYPDRPIELYGPGTASGTYDYFTEAIVGEAEASRSDFTASEDDNVLVQGITGTETALGYFGLAYYENNADQLKALGIDPDDRDGGTSCVSPSAETVKNGNYRPLSRPLFIYVNPAKVTPTVEKFVTFYLQNAGELASDVGYVSMPDDAYDLALQRFQDRTSGTVFGAEGVDATGTQVEEMLRKAAEGTAPSDTMAAE; from the coding sequence ATGCCTAGGTTGCAACTTCTTCTCTCGCGATGCTCTCCGGCCTCCGCATCGGCCCTGACCGGAATCATTGTGCTGGCAGTCGTGCTCGTTGGCTGTGGCGGCTCGTCGGTTGACTCGGTAAGCATCGACGGCTCCAGCACCGTCTTCCCCCTCACGGAGGCCGTCGCGGAGGAGTTCATGGAAGATAGTCAGGGCGCCCGGGTGAACGTGGGGGTGAGCGGCACCGGCGGCGGGTTCTCAAAATTTCTGCGGGGGGAGACGGCCATCAACGATGCCTCCCGCCCCATTGCCCCAAACGAGATTGAGAAGGCGGAGGCGAACGGCATCGAGTTCATTGAAATCCCGGTCGCCTACGACGGGCTGGCCGTCGTGGTGCACCCCGAAAACGATTGGGCCAGCTGCCTGACCGCCGGCGAGCTTCGCGAGATTTGGAAGCCAAACAGTTCGATCGACCGCTGGAACCAGATTCGCGACTCCTATCCGGACCGGCCCATAGAGCTGTACGGGCCCGGCACGGCCAGTGGCACCTACGACTACTTTACGGAGGCAATCGTGGGGGAGGCGGAGGCCAGCCGCTCCGACTTCACGGCAAGTGAGGACGACAACGTGCTCGTTCAGGGCATCACGGGCACGGAAACGGCACTCGGATACTTCGGGCTGGCCTACTACGAAAACAACGCCGACCAGCTGAAGGCCCTGGGCATCGATCCGGACGACCGGGACGGCGGGACGTCCTGTGTGTCTCCGAGTGCGGAGACCGTCAAGAACGGGAATTACCGTCCGCTCTCACGTCCACTCTTCATCTACGTCAACCCCGCGAAGGTCACCCCGACCGTCGAGAAGTTCGTCACGTTCTACCTACAGAACGCCGGCGAGCTGGCCTCCGACGTGGGCTACGTGTCGATGCCCGACGACGCGTACGACCTGGCCCTCCAGCGCTTTCAGGACCGAACGAGCGGAACGGTCTTCGGGGCGGAGGGCGTGGACGCGACGGGCACGCAGGTGGAGGAGATGCTCCGTAAGGCAGCTGAAGGCACAGCACCATCCGACACGATGGCCGCCGAGTAA
- a CDS encoding MATE family efflux transporter: MRSVHLVLSSPYDRDILDLAVPALAGLAAGPLVSLVDTAFVGQLGRVPLGALGVNTSIFSMTFVVFNFLAYGTTPRVGRAVGNDEREEAGRVVVRALVLAVAVGIVALIALQALARPILTVMGASEELMAPALSYLRIRALAGPAVLLITASHGAFRGYQDTRTPMVVTLGFNVVNGGLDPVLIFVFDWGLAGAAAATAIGQWVGALTFLYLLLYTRRDELGITLRWPAPHTLVPFLKVGRDLFLRTASLVGTMTLATAMAARVGVTAVAAHQVAAQLWTFLALLVDALAVAAQALVSKHLGSDDPESAREVANRLVQWGLAVGVGLGLGFWALRPILPTFFTDDPDTVAALLDVYFFVVVLQPLNGLVFVGDGIYMGAEAFPYLAKAMIGTALAAAVVLLLVNPMGWGLVGVWWGITTLMVGRILTLAGPYVRGTLLAPESE, from the coding sequence GTGAGGTCGGTACACTTGGTCCTTTCGAGTCCGTACGATCGTGATATTTTGGACCTAGCGGTGCCGGCCCTCGCAGGGCTCGCTGCCGGACCGCTCGTCTCGCTGGTCGACACCGCGTTCGTGGGACAGCTGGGACGCGTCCCCCTGGGGGCCCTCGGGGTGAACACGTCGATCTTTTCGATGACGTTCGTCGTCTTCAATTTCCTCGCGTACGGCACCACGCCGCGCGTGGGCCGGGCCGTGGGCAACGACGAGCGAGAAGAGGCGGGGCGGGTGGTCGTTCGGGCGCTCGTGCTTGCCGTCGCGGTCGGCATCGTGGCCCTCATCGCCCTGCAGGCCCTGGCCCGTCCCATCTTGACCGTAATGGGGGCGAGCGAGGAATTGATGGCCCCGGCCCTGTCCTACCTGCGCATTCGCGCCCTGGCCGGTCCGGCGGTGCTCCTCATTACGGCCAGCCATGGGGCCTTTCGGGGGTACCAGGACACCCGCACCCCCATGGTGGTGACGCTCGGCTTCAACGTCGTGAATGGGGGGCTCGACCCGGTCCTCATTTTCGTCTTCGACTGGGGGCTGGCGGGGGCTGCGGCGGCGACGGCCATTGGGCAGTGGGTGGGCGCACTTACGTTTCTGTACCTGCTCCTCTACACGCGGCGAGACGAACTCGGGATCACGCTGCGGTGGCCGGCCCCCCACACGCTCGTGCCATTCTTGAAGGTGGGGCGCGACCTGTTCCTGCGTACGGCCTCGCTCGTGGGCACCATGACGCTGGCGACGGCCATGGCGGCCCGCGTGGGCGTGACGGCCGTGGCGGCGCATCAAGTTGCGGCTCAACTCTGGACCTTCCTCGCCCTTCTGGTCGACGCACTGGCCGTGGCGGCACAGGCCCTCGTATCGAAGCACCTCGGCTCGGATGACCCGGAATCGGCTCGCGAGGTCGCCAACCGGCTGGTGCAGTGGGGGCTGGCCGTGGGCGTGGGGCTTGGGCTCGGGTTCTGGGCCCTGCGGCCCATCCTGCCCACCTTTTTCACCGACGACCCCGATACAGTCGCGGCGCTTCTCGACGTGTACTTCTTCGTGGTGGTGCTCCAGCCCCTGAACGGCCTCGTCTTCGTCGGGGACGGCATCTACATGGGGGCGGAGGCGTTTCCGTACCTGGCCAAGGCCATGATTGGAACGGCCCTGGCGGCGGCCGTCGTGCTGCTTCTGGTGAACCCGATGGGCTGGGGCCTCGTCGGGGTGTGGTGGGGCATCACGACGCTGATGGTGGGCCGCATCCTTACACTGGCGGGGCCGTACGTGCGAGGAACCCTGCTCGCGCCCGAGTCCGAGTAG
- the ilvA gene encoding threonine ammonia-lyase, whose protein sequence is MSVTIDDVRAARERLDDPSVVRKTPIDSCHSLSELSGAVAILKMEHLQRTGSFKTRGAYNKLAQVASGTVERVVAASAGNHAQGVALAATTVDLPSTIVMPRNAPQAKVDATRSYGADVELTGDTFQEAMTRARQLAQGDDVLFVHAYDDPDIVAGQGTLGFELHEQVPDVDTVIAPIGGGGLIGGISTALADIAPDVRVVGVQAEGAATVPQSLAKGVPVPIDHPDTIADGIATGGVSELTLDLIDNHVDEVLTVTDGEIAGAILLLLERAKQLVEGAGAAPVAALLSDKLDVTGETVVPLLCGGNIDPARLQEVLDHAMADRIQLLRLRVRIDDQPGKMADISQRIAGQGANIRHVRHERAVHGLDVGEAYLVFEVITSGRGQAENTIATIEDDGYEVERVN, encoded by the coding sequence ATGTCCGTCACCATCGACGACGTTCGTGCTGCCCGTGAGCGCCTGGACGATCCGTCTGTCGTCCGCAAGACGCCGATCGACTCCTGTCACTCGCTCTCGGAGCTGTCCGGGGCCGTTGCCATCCTCAAGATGGAGCACCTGCAGCGTACGGGGTCGTTCAAGACGCGAGGGGCCTACAACAAGCTCGCACAGGTGGCATCGGGGACCGTCGAGCGGGTAGTGGCCGCCAGTGCCGGCAACCATGCCCAGGGGGTTGCCCTGGCGGCGACGACAGTCGATCTGCCGTCGACCATCGTCATGCCCCGGAATGCGCCCCAGGCAAAGGTTGACGCGACGCGCAGCTACGGGGCGGACGTGGAGCTGACGGGCGACACGTTTCAGGAGGCGATGACCCGCGCTCGGCAGTTGGCCCAGGGCGACGACGTGCTCTTCGTCCACGCGTACGACGACCCGGACATCGTCGCGGGGCAGGGCACTCTCGGGTTCGAACTCCACGAACAGGTGCCCGACGTCGATACTGTAATTGCGCCGATCGGGGGCGGGGGGCTCATCGGCGGCATCAGCACGGCTCTCGCGGACATTGCCCCGGACGTGCGGGTGGTGGGCGTTCAGGCCGAGGGCGCCGCAACCGTTCCTCAAAGCCTCGCGAAGGGCGTTCCGGTGCCCATCGACCACCCCGATACCATTGCGGACGGCATCGCCACTGGCGGGGTGTCCGAGCTCACCCTGGACCTCATTGACAATCACGTCGACGAGGTTCTCACCGTCACCGACGGCGAAATTGCGGGCGCCATCCTGCTGTTGCTCGAACGGGCGAAGCAGTTGGTGGAAGGCGCAGGGGCCGCTCCGGTGGCCGCACTGTTGTCCGACAAGCTTGACGTGACGGGCGAGACGGTCGTCCCCCTCCTGTGTGGCGGCAACATCGATCCGGCGCGACTGCAGGAGGTCCTGGACCACGCCATGGCCGACCGCATCCAACTCCTCCGTCTTCGGGTTCGCATCGACGACCAGCCGGGGAAGATGGCCGATATTTCCCAGCGCATCGCCGGTCAGGGCGCAAACATCCGGCATGTGCGCCACGAACGAGCGGTACACGGCCTTGACGTGGGGGAGGCGTATCTCGTGTTCGAGGTCATTACCAGCGGTCGGGGCCAGGCCGAAAACACCATCGCGACCATCGAGGACGACGGCTACGAGGTAGAACGAGTCAACTAA
- a CDS encoding porin family protein encodes MLPSSSFRSPAQTLFVVLLVGACLTVEGGMVPGAAAQDVRVGLRTGPTFGFLSDGKVPFTGGRRTTNANPRLDLHAGAFLVAPLTDSYALQPELLYIRKGGHFSEPLSERYSVERYRLSYIQGSMLGRRALPVRGRLSAHAVAGLSVDVALGGTVQRNARSARGVFEDRIDLLADDDLRRWDVGIVVGAGFGYGIGATGRLGLELRYNPGLRSVFAGSEDALGPSTDAEAFPLSSPPSTLRHDVVTASLTYTVPLQLF; translated from the coding sequence ATGCTGCCATCCTCTTCGTTTCGGTCCCCCGCACAGACCCTCTTTGTCGTCCTCTTGGTTGGAGCGTGCCTTACGGTTGAGGGAGGCATGGTCCCCGGCGCAGCGGCACAGGATGTACGGGTGGGCCTCCGCACAGGGCCCACCTTCGGGTTTCTGAGCGACGGCAAAGTCCCCTTCACCGGGGGACGGCGCACAACCAATGCAAACCCGCGGCTCGACCTGCATGCCGGGGCCTTCCTGGTCGCCCCGCTCACCGACTCCTACGCGCTCCAGCCGGAACTGCTTTACATCCGGAAGGGCGGCCACTTCTCTGAGCCTTTGTCTGAGCGGTACTCCGTGGAGCGGTACCGCCTATCGTACATCCAGGGCTCGATGCTCGGGCGGCGCGCCCTCCCGGTTCGGGGCCGTCTGTCCGCTCACGCCGTGGCGGGGCTCTCCGTAGACGTGGCACTCGGGGGCACCGTGCAGCGCAATGCGCGCTCCGCCCGGGGAGTCTTCGAAGACCGTATCGACCTCCTCGCCGACGACGATCTTCGACGCTGGGACGTGGGGATTGTCGTGGGGGCAGGGTTCGGGTACGGCATTGGTGCCACTGGGCGCCTGGGCCTTGAGCTCCGGTACAACCCAGGCCTCCGCTCGGTTTTTGCCGGGTCCGAAGATGCTTTGGGCCCCTCGACGGACGCGGAGGCATTTCCGCTGTCCTCCCCCCCGTCCACGCTCCGTCACGACGTGGTCACCGCCAGCCTCACGTACACCGTGCCCCTGCAACTCTTTTAG